TCCCTGAAGCTGCCCACTCCGCACCGCAGCCATAAGAAACGACGTCCTAGAGGTCGTTTTCGCCTGTATTGCCCGCGTATCATCCGATTCTTGATGTGCTGGATGGTTGTGCAAGTGAGGCCGTGGAGACCGTCGATGTCTGCGCGGCATGTGAGGTTGCGGATGGGACGGAGAGCGACGTAATCCTGTCTCATCCCAGGACGCTGGGCCTTCGCGGTGGTGTGCTTCCGCTGCCGTTGCCGTGCGCCTGGGCGCATTCGGTTTGCGGCGGTACGCCGGAAGCATGCCGAAGCGACGCCCGTCTCCGAGTGATCTGTCCGATGCCCGCTGGGAGTTGATCGATCCGGTGCTTGCGGCCTGGCGTTTCGAGCGTCGCGGCCGGTCCCTGGACTTCGGCCGGCCGCCCGAGCACGACCTGCGCGACATCATGGACGCGATCTTGTACGTGGACCGGACCGGGGTCCAGTGGCGCTACCTGCCGCATGACTTCCCGCACTGGAACGCCGTCTACGGATACTTCGCCAAATGGGCCGACGAGGGTGTGTTCGCCCAGCTCAACGGCCTGCTCCGGCAGCTGTTGCGCGAGAGGGAAGGGCGGGAGGGCGAGCCGTCAGCGTGCGTTATCGACGCCCAGAGCGTGAAGACCTCCACCAGCGTCCCGGCTTCCTGTCAGGGCATCGACGCCGGGAAGAAGATCGTGGGACGCAAGCGGAGCATCGTGACCGACACGCTCGGACTCCTCCTCGCCGTGCTGGTCACCGGCGGCGAGCGTGCAGGGCTCCATCGCCGGCGCCCGACTCCTGGACTAGGTTGCCGCGGATCACCCAGGCATCCGGAAAGTGTGGATTGACGGCGGCTACCGCCAGCACCTCGTCGAGCACGCCGCCGTCCTCGGCATCGACATGGAGATCACCGCCCGCAAGCCCGGGAGCAGAGGTTTCCCCCCAATACCGAAGCGGTGGGGCGGTGGAGCGGACCTACGGCTGGCTCATGCTCCACCGCCGCCTGGCCCGCGACTACGAGACCCTGCCCACCCGCTCGGAAGTCATGGTTCACCTCGTGATGACCGGTCTCATGGTCCGCCGTCTCACCGACGAGAAGTCCGCAAGGCATCCCACATCGGGATGAAACATCGGACGAAAACGACCTCTTAGAGTCCCTAACACAATGAGGTGGATCGGTCCTGGTGGCCGTGTCCGGTCTGCAGGTTCGGCGTTGTCCGGGTCATGGGGGCTTCGCCTTGGATCGTGTCGGACGACCTGTGGGAGCGGATTGAGCCGCTCCTGCCGAAGCGGGAGAGACGGTTCAGGTACCCGGGCCGCAAGCCGGTCCCGGACCGGCAGGTGCTGTGCGGGATCCTGTTCGTGCTGCACACCGGCATCCAGTGGGAACACTTGCCCCAGGAGCTCGGCTTCGGGTCCGGCATGACGTGCTGGCGCCGACTGCGGGACTGGAACGAGGCCGGGGTCTGGCAGCAGCTGCATGAGGTACTGCTGGCCGAGTTGAACGCGGCGGCCCGGCTCGACTGGTCACGGGCGGTCGTCGACTCCAGCCACGTCAGAGCGTTAAAAGGGGGCTCCAGACCGGCCCTTCGCCAGTCGACCGGGGACGGGCCGGCTCCAAGCGCCACCTGATCACCGACGGACACGGCACCCCGCCCGCCGTCATCCTCACCGGCGGCAACCGCAACGACGTCACCCAGCTCATGCCCCTGCTCGACGCCATCCCACCCGTCCGTGGACGGCCCGGACGACCCCGCCGCAAGCCCCAGTCCGTCTTCGCTGACCGCGGCTACGACCACGACATCTACCGCGACCAGGTTCGGGCCCGCCAGATCATCCCTGCCATCGCCCGCCGCAGAACACCTCACGGCAGTGGGCTCGGAACCTACCGGTGGGTCGTCGAGCGGACCTTCGCATGGCTCCACGGCTTCAAACGCCTCCGCGTTCGTTGGGAACGGCGAGCCGACATCCACGAAGCCTTCCTCGCACTTGCCTGTTGCCTGATTACCCACCGACAAGTGCTGTCTCTGACGTGACCGGCACCCGCCTCACGCCCAATGCGGGTCCGGCAGACTGATCGCATGAACCGCGACACCCTGCGCTCCGTACTGGTCCGCGACGGCAGTGTCTCCGCGCTTGCAGCCCTCGCTGAGCTGGAGGCAGGCGCCGACTACGAAATCAATCTGAACTCGACAGCCTCCGCCACCCTGCTCTGGACCAACTGGTCAGCGCGGCAGGAATCCATGCGTGAGATGGGCATCGTCCCCTCCCGACCCGGACTGGCCGACGCCGTCGAAAGACTCCACGCCGCAGGAACGGCCCGGGTCCACATGGCAACCATCACCGGACCACAGAAGCGTTTCCTCCTCTTCCTCTCGGAAGACCTCACTGAGTGCGTCGCCTCCTGGTAGCACCACCTCATTGTGTTAGGCGCTCTTAAGCAGGTCTGGCTTGCTATCCCAGAGGCAGGCGTCAAGCTCCGCGAGGGCGACCCTGCCACTGCCGGCAACATCATCATTGGGGCCTTGGTGCGGAGCGAAATCCTCGATCGTGAGCTGATCGTCTCTGCTGGCGATGACGATGCAGTGGTCGAAGCTCTCATCGAGACGATGCACCAGATCGCCGAGAGCGATGAGCCCGTCTCCCGGGCTGCTGCCCGGGCATTCCTGAGTATCGCCGAGAGCGACGATACGAACACCACCACCTTCTCCGGACGGGGCGAGCAGCCTCGCCAGTAGTTCCGCTCCTACGGGTGAACTACGTGAAGCGACCTTCACTCTCCGCCGGCCCGCACGGTTCTGACCAGTTGTGAGCGGGGGCCCTGCTCGCCGCGGGCCCCGAAGCACATGAGAGTGCGCAATGGGAGAGAGCGGAATCGTCGCGACCCTCTTCGCGACTCCAGCCTGCGCGAGCTCACCGCCCACGTCAGCGGCTCGCCGCCACCGTCCCAGGCCCGAAGCTCCTGCACATCTCTGTCGGCTGCGTCGACGGAAGGCATCGTGGCGTTACCGGACGCCTCTCGCTGCGCGGGCGCACCCTGGGACCTCGGTGCGCGCCTGCGGACAGCCTTCGTCCCCTTGAGGCGTTCGAGCCCGAAGCCCTCGGTGATGATGCCGGCGCCCACCACGCCGTGGCCCTTACTCCTCTCGGTCGAGGCAGGGTGCGGCTGTCCGTCGTCGCCAGCCCGTCCGCGGACGGCGCGGTCGCTGAGGGTCACGATCTCTGACCAGCCCTCTGGACAGGCCCTGGCTCTGCTGACCGACGCGGCAGGGCGAGGGCCTTTTTGTGTTCCCGCGTCTGCCGCGCAGCATGGGCGTGATGAGGGCGCTCTTCCCCACCCACCGTCGCCGTCACGAGCACCCCCTCATGCGGTCCTGACCAGTGCGGCACAATCGCGGTCAACTGAGCAGACAAAGGTGGGGGTGGGACGTGGGGCTTTTTGGCTCGCGAAGCCGGCGTAAGGGCATACCGAACGAGCCGGCGCTGCTGGCTGCGGCTGCTGAGAATCCGGGTGGCAGCGTCGCCGAGATCGATCCGACGCATATCGATGACCCGAACGGCTACGTACCTCCCGAGGCGATCCGCGGTGCGTGGTTGGTGGACAGCAGCGGGAAACTGACAGGTGAGTACCAGGAGAATCCCCGTCACGGGGTGCCACAGGACGACTTCAGCAAGCTCACCGACCCTGATCACTGGCTCGGCTGGCTCGGCGAGGATCCCGCGACCGCCGTCCGCCAGGGCATCGAGAAGTCCTTGCGCGCCCAGGTGGCAGACGCAGTGGTCGAGTGGGTCAAGATCCTTGAAGAGCCCCGGTTTCTCACGGGTGGGCGTCGAAGTTCTGAGGACGAACAGGTCATGCTGGTCAGCCGCGCGGCGCTCGCCGCGCCGTTTGCGTTGTCCGTGCGCACAACGCAGCACGGGCGTTCCATCCTCCTGGGGGTGTTCTCGTGGGCGGCGGTGAACCTCGCACCGCCCGGAGTCCGCAAGGATCGGCACTGGTTTGACCTGGGCGCCGCGCCGGACTGGGCAGGTGAACGGCTTCAAGAGCGGATCTACGAGATTGACGGTGAGGACGACCCCAACGAGCGGTAGAGCGGCACGCCATTTCGGACCCACGGTCAGAGCGGATCCACTCCAGCAGTAGATATCCACGCCGGGTGGCCCTGGCCACCGTCTCGACGCGAACGTGAACAACGTTGCCCGACACGATCCCGGCCGGAGGCAGGCCGACTGGGCATGCCGCCAGACCACTCGCCCGCCCTGCTACCACCCTGCTACCTTGAGGGGGTGAGCAGTGACAGGAAGCAGACCCAGCTCCGCCTGGCACCCGACGTTCTCGCCGCAGGCAAGGACGCCGCCGCCGCCCGAGGGCTGGACTTCAACAAGTACGTCGAACGCCTCATCGTGGAGGACACCACAGGCGCCCGCGCGGCCGGCATGGCCGCAGCCCAGCGCCTCCTCGACGCCCACGGCGACTTCCTCTCCGACCTGGAAGCCGACCTGGACGCGCAGCACGCCTCGGCACCGCAGGACCGGGGCGCCGCTGCGTGAGCATGTCCCTGCACGTCGACCTGTCCTGGATCCTCGAGGTAGCCGAACGCGCCGGCCACGGTGACCCCGCACCTGACGACCTCGGCGTTCCCCTCGCGGCCGTCGCCCGCCACCGAGCGGAGCTTCTCGAGCAGCCCGTGTACCGCGGCCCGTACGCCCGGGCCGCCGCCCTCGTGCACACCCTCGGCCGCTGCCGCTGGCTGGAACGCTCTAACCTCAGCGTCGCCTGCGCCGTCGCCGTCATGTACCTCAACGCCAGCGGCATCCCCGCCGACCCCAGTCGGGAACAGCTCACCGCCCTTGCCCGTACGCTCTACGACCCACACGGCACTACAGGCGGCATCGTCGAACATCTCCGCACCTGGGCGCGCTGAACCACACCGCGCGCCGCGGCTACGAGCACTTGAGCTTGCGAAGCCGGATGGCGCCCATCCCGCTGTTCGGGCGGTGGGCACGAGGCGTCATGTCCATGGTGCGGCGTGCCTTCCTGTCCAGTTCTGGTCGTTGCTGGGCGACCGACGAGGACAACTCAACTGTGTGTGGCTAACGTTGCCGCGCGGTGACCTGCAGTTTGATTTGCGGGCTACGTGTGCGACGACGATGCGCTGGAGGGATAGTGGCAGAGCCTGGCGTGGGCAGCGATGATCAAGAATCACGGCGGTCAAGAGAGTGGGTGTCGCCGTCGCAGAGCACGGCTGCCCAACCTCCACGTTTGCCCGTCTCGGCGAGCAGGAACCAGACGCCAACCGCTCAGGACCGCCCTGCGGCCCCCGAAAGGCCGTTCTGGCAGCGCAGGACAGCGGTGGTCACAGTCGTCGGAGCCTGCTTATCCATCGTGACCGGGATCATCGTCCTGGTTTTCATGTTCTGGCCCGATCTGCAGCCAGAGCGAGACAAGACCCCGACGGTGGCGATCTCCGACTTCAACGTCGACAAAGAGAGAAACATTCAAGCTGACGAGTACTACACGGACATGGACTCTGAGGTGAAAACCAGGCCCGTCAAGTGGACGTCATCCATGGCGACGATCACCCTTCGCAATGAGGGCGACGACACGGTGACGATCAAGAAGGCGACGCTCCACCTTCTCGCCTTCGAGAACCTCGGATGCAAGGACGGCGGAGGCCTCGGATACCCCGAGGGGCGCTACGGCTTCAAAATCGGCGATGCTGATAAGCCAGGCAAGACGCTGGTTCAGCCCATGCGTTGGAAGCTGCCAGCGCACGACGCGGAAACTATGGCGTTCAGCGTGGGACCCAGTGCACCCGATCCCGAGGTCATTCAGGTGTATCGCTATCAACTGACCCTGGAGCCGGATCGCGGCAGTCCCATCACGCTTCCCGTAGTCGTGCATGCCGCCCCGGAGGGGTACCTCGCCAAGACAGGAGAAGGCGAGCGCGACTATGCGGCGGCTTTGACGGACCCTTGCTGGCGTGGTGCGGAGAGGTTTGCGAAGGGCGTCCAGGAGAGCGACAGGGCGTCGCCGGAGTACAGGTACCTCCAGTCGCGGTTGGACGCGCTGCGTCGATAACTCCTGAATGAGTCGATCGATCGTGACCTTTCCCGGGTGGCCAGGCAGCTGGAGATGCACCTGCGGGCAATCGGGAGTTCGTGAGTGGGAGGAAGGCGATTCGGACCGGGGTTCAAGCGGCTGCCCTGGACGAGCCAGTAAACGGCCGGCGCCCAATCCGCCGAAGCGGGTGGCAAGGGCGCCGGCCAACCGAAAACACACACTCCGCAGGAGAACCCGAGAAGCGGTCTCGCTGGCGAGTGTATCCGCCCGGTCCCGCAGTCGGAACGCGCATCCTTGCCGATAGTGACGCAAGAGGGTTATTGTTGTCTCGCTGGGTGTCGTGGCAGCGCACCAACACCGAGCACACTCACGCAAGGAGCAGCAGCCCATGCCCCTGTCCCTGGCCCGGCGAGAGGTCGACCATCACCTCCAGGAGATCGAGGCCGCCGACGTCACCTCAACCACCTGACGCCCGCCCAGGGCGGGGCGCCCCGAACCGGCACCCCGCCCCCAGGCCGTGATGGAGAAACGAAGATCATGATCCGCGCCGGACGCCTGCAGTACGTACAGACCATGGCCGACCTGGCCGCCCAGCAGGGCGTGTCGCTCGGGACCTTCCGCAACAAGAAGCCGTACGCCCAGGAGGGGTATCCCGCCCCGATCAGCTCGCCCACCTCGAGGGCGCTGCTGTGGGACAGCGAGCAGATCGCCGCCTTCCACGCGGGAGAGCCGATTCCGGCCCTGCCGGAGCTCGACGACGACGAGGACCTCCTGGACCGCCACGAAGCCGCGGCCGAACTCGGCGTCGCGCCGGCCAGCTGGAACAAGTACAAGAGCGACCCCAAGCTGGCCGAACATGTCGTCCTCGTCCCGGGGCAGGACGGCACCGAACACTGGCCGCGCCACGTCGTCCGCGCGTACAAAGCCTCCCGACCCGGCCGCGGCGCCGGCGGCGGCCGCCGCACCGGCAGCGGAGACATGATCCCGCGCGATGAGACCCTGCCCCGGATCGCCGAACTCCTCGACGACAACCCGGCGATCACGCTCACCGAGGTCGCCGACACCCTGGGCATCACGAAGTTCCCCACCGCCCAGGCCGGCCTGGCGCTGCTCCGGGGCCGGCGCATCGCCGACCTGGTCGAGGCCGAGCCCGGCCTCACCCCGATCGACGCCGCCGAGCGCCTGGGCTATCCCACGATCACCCACCGCGGCGCCGCAACGATCGCCGAGGCCGAACTGCGTGCCCGCGGCACGCGCCTGTACCTGCAGCAGGTCGCCGATGCACTTGCAGAGGCCGGCGTCGCCGAGTCGGTTCAGGTAGCGACGCGCCGGCTCGACGACGAGCACCTGGCCGCCGCCGTCCCCCTTGCCATCGGACAGTCCGCGCCGGCGCTGGTATGGGACGAGCGGTACGGATGGCGCACCGCGACCAGCCGACGTCACCCGATCGGCAAGGACACCGGCGCCGCGCCCGAGCGCGAAGGCATCCGCTACATCGGCCACGGCATCCACCCGGAGTCGGCGGAGCTGCTCGAGGCGCTGGCCGACGGACGCAAGGGAACCAAGCGACCCAACGCCTGAGTTCCCTGCCGCGCCGTTCCGAACTCGTCCGCCACACTGCCCCCCCCCGGTCGGCTGACGGGCCCGGAGACGGGTGTGCCGTGTGTCCGGGGGAGGCGGTGGGGTTCCGCCGCCTCCCCGTGCTCCACGGGGCGGGGCGGGCGGGAGTACGGGAAGGGGTTGTCCTTCAGGGGGCGGAGTGGGTCTCAGGCCGCGAGGCTGAAGGTGCCGCCCGCGGCGATGTGGGTGATGGTGCCGATGCCGGTGCGGACGGGCAGAGGGGTGCCGTTGTCCGTGGTGCTGCCCACGCCGAGCTGCCCGAACTCGTTGTCGCCCCAGGCTCTGAGGGTGCCGTCGGACAGGCGTGCGAGGCTGTGGACATCGCCGGCGGAGATGTCCCGGACGCCGGTGAGGTTGAGGACGGTGTTGGGGGTGCCGTTGGGGGGACCACTGTCCGAGCCGTTGCCGAGCTGCCCGTTGCCGTTGGTGCCCCAAGCCTTGACGGTGCGGTCGGACAGCAGGGCGAGGCTGTAGTCGCCGCCTGCGTCGATGTCGCGGATACCGCTGAGGGGGGCGCCGGGACTGTTGGGGTCGATGACGGTGACGGGGGTTCCGCTGTCGGCGCCGGTGGTGCCGTTGCCGAGCTGCCCGAACTCGTTGTCGCCCCAGGCCTTGACGGTGGCGTTGGACAGCAGGGCGAGGCTGTGGTCCCAGCCGGCGTCGATGGCTCGGACGCGGGTGAGGGGGGCGCTGGGGTTGTTGGGGTCGATGACGGTGACGGGGGTTCCGCTGTCGGCGCCGGTGGTGCCGTTGCCGAGCTGCCCGCTGCCGTTGGCGCCCCAGGCTCGGACGGTGCCGTTGGACAGCAGGGCGAGGCTGTGGTCGCAGCCGGCGGCGATGGCGGTCACGCCGCTGAGGGGGGCGCTGGGGTTGTTGGGGTCGATGACGGTGACGGGCGTGCTGTTGGAGATGTCCAGGGTGGTGCCGTCGCCGAGCTGCCCGGAGAAGTTGTTGCCCCAGGCCTTGACGGTGCCGTTGGACAGTAGCGCGAGACTGTGGGAGCAGCCGGCAGCGACCGCGGTCACGCCGCTCAGCTCGCGTACGGTGCCGGGGGTGCGGTGGTCGGTGGTGGGGACGCCGGAGGTGGTGCCGTCGCCGAGCTCCCCGAAGGAGTTGCCGCCCCAGGCCTTGACGGTGCCGTTGGACAGCAGTGCCAGGCCGTGAGCTCCGCCTGCGGCGAGGCCGGTGACGTTGGCGGCTGTCAGTCCGGCCGCGGTGACCGGGGTGTGCCGATCGTCGGTGGTGCCGTCGCCGAGCTGCCCGGAGTGGTTGGAGCCCCAGGACTCGACACGCTGGGCCTGCGCGGCGGCCGGCGGCGCGGGCAGCGCCGCCAGGGTGGTCAGCAGGACGAGCAGTCCCGTCGACAGGGCGGTTCTCGGCCTGTGCCGTCTGGTCTGCAGCAGTTGCATGGGTCACCTCGGCGTGTGGAGTGCGCGGCCGTCCCCGGCGGCGCTTACATGGAGTGATGATTGTGATTCATTCGGTGACCGTCGGTGCGGGGGTGACACCAGGACTGTGGCCGGGTTGCTGCAGACGGCCGACCGGCACACCGGCCGCACGAGCTCTTCTGGCTGTTCGAGGGCGACCTGAGCCTGGGCCCTGCGTG
This sequence is a window from Streptomyces sp. HUAS YS2. Protein-coding genes within it:
- a CDS encoding DUF6292 family protein, with the protein product MIRAGRLQYVQTMADLAAQQGVSLGTFRNKKPYAQEGYPAPISSPTSRALLWDSEQIAAFHAGEPIPALPELDDDEDLLDRHEAAAELGVAPASWNKYKSDPKLAEHVVLVPGQDGTEHWPRHVVRAYKASRPGRGAGGGRRTGSGDMIPRDETLPRIAELLDDNPAITLTEVADTLGITKFPTAQAGLALLRGRRIADLVEAEPGLTPIDAAERLGYPTITHRGAATIAEAELRARGTRLYLQQVADALAEAGVAESVQVATRRLDDEHLAAAVPLAIGQSAPALVWDERYGWRTATSRRHPIGKDTGAAPEREGIRYIGHGIHPESAELLEALADGRKGTKRPNA
- a CDS encoding fic family toxin-antitoxin system, toxin component produces the protein MSLHVDLSWILEVAERAGHGDPAPDDLGVPLAAVARHRAELLEQPVYRGPYARAAALVHTLGRCRWLERSNLSVACAVAVMYLNASGIPADPSREQLTALARTLYDPHGTTGGIVEHLRTWAR